In Hermetia illucens chromosome 5, iHerIll2.2.curated.20191125, whole genome shotgun sequence, a single window of DNA contains:
- the LOC119657213 gene encoding cytochrome c oxidase copper chaperone, with the protein MGNASTKESQVAPPASGTAEKPKCKACCACPETKKARDQCILEKGEPNCGDLIEAHKKCMRDQGFNV; encoded by the exons ATGGGTAATGCATCGACTAAGGAGTCACAAGTTGCACCTCCTGCATCGGGAACGGCGGAAAAACCGAAATGCAAAGCCTGCTGCGCCTGCCCTGAAACCAAAAAAGCGCGTGATCAATG CATTTTGGAAAAGGGAGAGCCCAACTGCGGCGATCTGATAGAGGCGCACAAAAAGTGCATGCGTGACCAAGGTTTCAACGTTTAG
- the LOC119657212 gene encoding uncharacterized protein LOC119657212, with the protein MVIEFSVTRAKINLNIEVSRNDRNVYRNSDGLLCTDNIERGRRIASALPSRSLRSDQIIAPPFSIKASPLVFCRVAGYLDYSSLENVTGLSKCASKKQKRLQIQTTKLPAVFLWPCE; encoded by the exons ATGGTCATAGAATTCTCGGTGACGAGAGCTAAGATTAacttgaacatcgaagttagtAGAAACGATCGAAATGTCTACCGAAACAGTGATGGTTTGTTGTGCACGGACAACATCGAACGAGGACGAAGAATCGCATCTGCACTTCCCAGTAGATCTTTGCGGAGTGACCAAATAATTGCTCCCCCGTTCAGCATCAAAGCAAGTCCGCTAGTATTTTGTCGTGTTGCTGGATATCTGGATTATTCTTCACTAGAAAATGTTACGGGTCTTTCGAAGTGTGCAAGCAAG AAGCAGAAGCGACTACAAATACAAACAACAAAACTGCCTGCAGTGTTTCTATGGCCCTGTGAATAA
- the LOC119657210 gene encoding DNA replication complex GINS protein PSF1-like, translated as MFGDKAFELVKELQRTSETLPPFDDDGVRQVLEEIKAIFEENCQQAAAYSHSGDRTLWPLLSFRHAAIQRNKRCLLAYLYQRLQRIKAIRWEFGPIVPNDIKNSFCEPETQWFNSYSKSLATYMRSIGDGQGIDLTGDLKPPKSLFVEVRCLEDYGKFELEDGEVILLKKNSQHYLPRSQVESLIRLGILQHIS; from the exons ATGTTCGGAGACAAAGCATTTGAATTAGTTAAGGAACTTCAGCGAACATCTGAAACGCTTCCACCATTCGAT GATGATGGCGTTAGACAAGTCCTTGAGGAAATTAAAGCGATTTTCGAAGAAAACTGCCAACAAGC CGCAGCATATTCCCACTCAGGAGACCGGACACTATGGCCTCTGCTGAGTTTCCGTCATGCAGCAATTCAGCGAAATAAACGCTGCCTGCTCGCCTATCTCTACCAACGACTTCAACGCATTAAAGCTATTCGCTGGGAATTCGGCCCGATAGTCCCAAACGACATCAAAAATTCATTCTGCGAACCTGAAACGCAATGGTTCAACTCATACTCGAAATCGCTTGCTACATACATGCGGTCGATCGGCGACGGACAAGGGATTGACCTCACCGGAGATTTGAAGCCACCGAAGTCACTGTTCGTGGAGGTCCGGTGTCTCGAGGACTACGGCAAATTCGAGTTAGAGGACGGGGAGGTCATCCTCTTGAAAAAGAACAGCCAACACTACCTGCCGAGGTCCCAAGTGGAGTCACTGATCCGACTGGGAATTCTGCAGCACATCTCGTGA